From one Lactiplantibacillus paraplantarum genomic stretch:
- a CDS encoding APC family permease → MQRLLKRLTLKEDPSIYEDKDSHLARVLTVKDFLALGVGTIVSTSIFTLPGVVAANHAGPAVVFSFIVAAIVAGLVAFAYAEMAAAMPFAGSAYSWINVMFGEFFGWIAGWALLAEYFIALAFVGSGLSANLRGLLSPLGLTLPKALSNTFGTNGGVVDLIAVLVIALVSLLLSRGISKASRVENILVVLKVLAVLTFIVVGATAIHLQNYVPFIPKYHLNADGSAFGGWQGIYAGVSMIFLAYIGFDSIAANSAEAKNPGKTMPRGILGSLVIAVILFVAVALVLVGMFKYSAYANNAEPVGWALRQAGHPIVASVIQAIAVLGMFTALIGMTLAGSRLIYSFGRDGMLPKWLGKLHHNQPNNALLVLTIVAIIIGAFCPFAFLAQLISAGTLIAFMFVSLGIYALRRREGVDIAVPAFKMPFYPVLPAIAFLGALFVFMGLDIQAKLYAGVWFLVGLVIYFSYGMRHSYLAEKRQSDTATNLQSPSKTVNSATEERD, encoded by the coding sequence ATGCAACGGTTATTAAAACGATTAACTTTAAAAGAAGATCCGAGTATTTATGAAGACAAGGATTCACACTTAGCCCGGGTATTAACGGTCAAGGACTTTTTAGCCTTAGGTGTGGGGACGATTGTTTCAACGTCAATTTTTACATTGCCGGGAGTGGTAGCGGCGAACCATGCTGGCCCTGCGGTGGTCTTTTCGTTCATCGTGGCGGCGATCGTTGCCGGGTTAGTTGCGTTTGCGTACGCTGAAATGGCGGCCGCAATGCCGTTTGCTGGTTCGGCTTATTCGTGGATCAACGTCATGTTCGGTGAGTTTTTTGGTTGGATTGCCGGGTGGGCACTACTTGCAGAGTATTTCATTGCGCTAGCGTTCGTTGGCTCCGGATTATCTGCTAATTTACGTGGACTGCTATCACCATTGGGACTGACGCTTCCTAAGGCTTTATCAAATACGTTTGGGACCAACGGTGGTGTGGTCGACTTGATTGCCGTACTCGTAATTGCCCTAGTTTCGTTGCTGCTTTCACGAGGAATCAGTAAGGCTTCGCGGGTCGAAAACATTTTGGTTGTACTTAAAGTGTTAGCGGTACTGACATTTATCGTGGTTGGCGCAACGGCGATTCACTTACAAAATTACGTGCCATTTATTCCGAAGTACCATCTGAATGCGGATGGGAGTGCTTTTGGGGGCTGGCAAGGAATTTATGCCGGGGTGTCAATGATTTTCTTAGCCTATATTGGCTTTGATTCGATTGCGGCGAACTCCGCAGAAGCTAAGAATCCTGGTAAAACGATGCCACGAGGAATTTTGGGCTCATTAGTGATTGCGGTGATCCTCTTTGTGGCTGTCGCCCTTGTCTTAGTTGGGATGTTTAAATATTCAGCATATGCGAATAACGCCGAACCAGTCGGCTGGGCCTTGCGACAAGCTGGACATCCGATTGTTGCCAGTGTTATTCAAGCGATTGCCGTACTGGGGATGTTCACTGCCCTGATTGGTATGACGTTAGCGGGTTCACGGTTAATTTACTCCTTTGGGCGTGATGGCATGCTGCCGAAGTGGCTTGGTAAGTTGCATCATAATCAGCCGAATAATGCCTTACTCGTATTGACGATCGTCGCGATTATCATTGGTGCTTTCTGTCCGTTTGCCTTCCTAGCACAACTGATCTCAGCCGGAACGTTGATTGCTTTCATGTTTGTCTCGTTGGGCATTTACGCTTTGCGGCGTCGAGAAGGTGTGGACATCGCAGTACCAGCTTTTAAAATGCCATTTTATCCAGTTTTGCCAGCTATCGCTTTTCTCGGTGCTTTGTTCGTTTTCATGGGGTTGGATATTCAAGCTAAATTATATGCAGGAGTGTGGTTCCTGGTTGGTTTAGTCATCTACTTTAGTTATGGCATGCGCCATTCGTATTTAGCTGAAAAACGACAATCAGATACGGCCACTAACTTACAATCACCGTCTAAGACGGTTAATTCGGCCACTGAAGAACGTGACTGA
- a CDS encoding Cof-type HAD-IIB family hydrolase, protein MERKLIALDLDGTTLNAESQLNSATIQTMQRLQAAGHIVSIITGRSYQGSQAIYDQLHLKSPMINFNGSLGHLPHQTWSSEYQFTINKAIVLALVKYREQLGINEIIAENKTSTMTAGQDLIAGKFFPEIADSPRLTPNTLTRNPNSLVLLVQLDRRAAIIDWITERFGDQVDVGVWGGPNAILEITSKGVHKAKGVAYLAHHFQIPRRNVIAFGDEHNDLEMLAYAGLGVAMTNGTDKIKATADDITAYDNDQNGVARYLNDYFNIAE, encoded by the coding sequence ATGGAAAGAAAACTAATTGCGTTAGACTTAGATGGAACCACTTTGAATGCTGAATCCCAACTCAATTCAGCGACGATCCAAACGATGCAACGATTACAAGCAGCGGGTCACATTGTCAGTATTATTACCGGACGCTCATATCAGGGTTCACAGGCGATTTACGATCAGCTGCATCTTAAGAGCCCGATGATCAACTTTAATGGCTCATTAGGACACCTGCCACACCAAACGTGGTCCTCCGAATACCAATTCACCATTAACAAGGCCATCGTCTTAGCACTCGTTAAATATCGTGAACAGTTGGGCATCAACGAGATCATTGCCGAAAATAAAACAAGCACGATGACGGCCGGTCAAGACTTGATTGCGGGTAAGTTTTTCCCAGAAATTGCTGATAGTCCCCGCTTGACGCCGAACACGTTGACCCGTAACCCGAATTCCTTAGTCTTGTTAGTGCAACTCGATCGACGGGCAGCCATCATTGACTGGATCACTGAACGCTTTGGTGACCAAGTCGACGTTGGTGTTTGGGGCGGCCCGAACGCGATTTTAGAAATCACCTCCAAAGGGGTCCACAAAGCTAAGGGCGTCGCCTACTTAGCACATCATTTTCAAATTCCGCGCCGTAATGTGATTGCCTTTGGTGACGAACATAACGACCTCGAAATGTTGGCATACGCGGGGTTGGGCGTAGCGATGACTAATGGTACTGATAAAATCAAAGCCACGGCCGATGATATAACTGCTTATGATAACGATCAAAATGGGGTGGCCCGATACCTGAACGATTATTTTAACATTGCGGAATAA
- a CDS encoding RsmB/NOP family class I SAM-dependent RNA methyltransferase: MQLPAEFIQKYQRLLGDQAPAFLAAFDGPVEKGFRVNPNKTVTATMRAKMAAPVPYSPIGYYGKVNGNALEHLAGAVYSQEPSAMTVGEFAKPEPGERVLDLCAAPGGKTTHLLSYLHQTGLLVTNEINRQRVTALGDNVERYGARNTVITNETPAALAKELPGFFDRILVDAPCSGEGMFRKDHDAVQYWTPDYPAACAERQRQILTEAVKMLRPGGHLIYSTCTFAPEEDEQMMAWLLTTYPEFELEPLAKTAGMVDAKPEWADGNLELAKAARLFPHLMRGEGHFIAKLVYHGTTEVKDKKMVREELSATQRQLWTDFLQKQATTSLPALVLQAHGDQLYGVPAMMPVTRKLKIFRPGILLGTFKKKRFEPSYALALASDDLLLPKVEITREQWALYVHGETFELASAPVAGFHVLTCEGLPVGFGKVVAKTVKNFFPKGLRFLATPENTML, from the coding sequence GTGCAATTACCAGCAGAATTTATTCAAAAATATCAACGACTACTAGGCGATCAAGCGCCCGCTTTTTTAGCAGCGTTCGATGGGCCAGTTGAAAAGGGCTTTCGGGTTAATCCGAACAAGACTGTGACGGCCACGATGCGCGCCAAGATGGCAGCACCCGTTCCGTATAGTCCGATTGGCTATTATGGCAAGGTGAACGGCAATGCGCTTGAGCACTTAGCTGGTGCCGTCTACAGTCAAGAACCAAGTGCCATGACCGTTGGCGAGTTTGCAAAACCAGAACCTGGTGAACGGGTATTAGACCTATGTGCGGCACCGGGTGGTAAAACGACACATCTGTTAAGCTATCTGCATCAGACCGGTCTACTCGTGACTAATGAGATCAATCGGCAACGAGTGACGGCCCTTGGTGATAATGTGGAACGCTATGGCGCCCGCAATACCGTTATTACCAACGAAACGCCCGCGGCACTGGCTAAAGAATTACCCGGATTTTTTGACCGGATTTTAGTCGATGCGCCGTGTTCGGGTGAAGGTATGTTTCGCAAGGATCATGACGCAGTTCAGTATTGGACGCCCGACTACCCAGCGGCGTGTGCTGAACGCCAACGGCAGATTTTGACGGAAGCGGTCAAGATGTTGCGTCCGGGCGGGCATCTGATCTATTCGACCTGTACTTTTGCGCCGGAAGAAGACGAACAAATGATGGCGTGGTTACTAACAACCTATCCCGAGTTTGAGTTGGAACCACTGGCAAAGACGGCTGGAATGGTTGACGCGAAGCCGGAGTGGGCAGATGGCAATCTTGAGTTGGCTAAGGCAGCCCGGTTATTTCCACACTTGATGCGTGGTGAGGGCCATTTTATTGCCAAATTGGTCTATCATGGTACAACGGAAGTTAAGGATAAAAAGATGGTCCGAGAAGAGTTAAGCGCCACGCAACGGCAATTATGGACGGACTTTTTACAAAAACAAGCAACGACTAGTTTGCCAGCGCTCGTATTGCAGGCGCATGGTGATCAGTTATATGGGGTACCAGCCATGATGCCGGTGACACGGAAGCTTAAGATTTTCCGTCCGGGCATTTTATTAGGAACTTTTAAAAAGAAACGGTTTGAACCGAGCTATGCGTTAGCCTTAGCGAGTGATGATTTGCTGTTACCTAAAGTTGAAATAACGCGTGAACAGTGGGCGTTATATGTTCATGGTGAGACGTTTGAGCTGGCAAGTGCGCCTGTAGCTGGCTTTCACGTTTTAACTTGTGAGGGACTACCAGTTGGTTTTGGAAAGGTTGTCGCTAAGACGGTCAAAAATTTCTTTCCTAAGGGATTGCGATTCTTGGCAACTCCAGAAAATACGATGCTATAA
- a CDS encoding zinc ribbon domain-containing protein — protein MYCPNCGKKNDIDALFCENCGARLIIPTSSAQPASASAVSTAARSTSSAADFQAPAASEATAAEPTTRSAQHARQNDQPSSQSKTPWLILIVILVVILGGGYYWLGHQRQSNSITTTAESSSSAAVSTKTESSSSSKASASTTTQPALWSATKSSELASFMSSWQDTMNQSYEGTYDGQSVTVGTLSLPADIKHNQYQDKITVNGDKVKLKWTASADTAAKYQVVAAATDLNASSGVITYLYVFHNGSPDVLVSQDGADTTTFNFTSSQNTDLQDGFAKIANAD, from the coding sequence ATGTATTGCCCAAATTGTGGGAAGAAGAATGATATCGACGCGTTATTTTGTGAAAACTGTGGGGCCCGGTTAATCATACCAACGAGTTCAGCGCAACCAGCATCGGCATCAGCCGTAAGTACGGCTGCGCGTTCGACGTCGTCTGCGGCCGATTTCCAAGCACCAGCTGCGAGTGAAGCGACTGCGGCTGAACCCACCACGCGCTCAGCACAACACGCCCGTCAAAATGACCAACCAAGCTCACAATCAAAGACGCCTTGGCTGATTTTGATTGTGATATTGGTCGTGATACTCGGCGGGGGCTACTATTGGTTAGGGCACCAACGTCAAAGTAATTCGATAACGACGACGGCCGAGTCCTCGTCTAGTGCTGCCGTTTCGACAAAAACCGAATCGTCATCATCGTCCAAAGCGTCTGCAAGCACAACCACTCAGCCGGCACTGTGGTCGGCAACCAAGTCGAGTGAGTTAGCCTCATTTATGTCGTCATGGCAGGATACGATGAATCAATCTTACGAGGGCACTTATGATGGTCAGTCGGTAACCGTGGGTACGTTGAGTTTGCCTGCGGACATTAAGCACAACCAGTATCAAGATAAAATCACGGTTAATGGTGATAAGGTCAAACTCAAGTGGACGGCGTCTGCCGATACGGCTGCGAAGTATCAAGTTGTGGCTGCTGCGACTGATCTCAATGCGTCCAGTGGTGTGATTACGTACTTGTACGTTTTCCATAATGGTTCACCAGACGTTCTTGTTTCGCAAGACGGTGCGGATACGACTACGTTTAACTTTACTAGTTCACAAAATACAGATCTGCAAGATGGATTCGCAAAGATTGCAAATGCGGATTAA
- a CDS encoding SLC45 family MFS transporter — protein MKETSKTTAGLPKLSSNKIWMMSLGFLGVQMAFTLQSSQMSRIFQTLGADPNNLGWFFILPPLAGLIVQPIIGSLSDRTWAPRLGGRRLPYLILGTVVAAIVMLLLPNSGSLGFGYASMAALVFGAITVAFLDLSSNVAMQPFKMMVGDMVNDDQKSYAYGIQSFLLNTGAVIAAIFPFLLTLFGVANTASKGVIPNSVIWSFYIGAAILVVSTIITIARVREYDPVTYAQYHGIDESANKSGGNWLALLKKAPKVFWLVALVQFFCWMAFQYLWTYSTGAMAANVWHTTNASSAGYQAAGNWYGILSAVQSVAAVVWSYVLAKVPNNRHKLGYALSLLLGAIGFFSIFFIHSQSALVVSFILVGMAWAAMNTYPLTMVTNALSGEHMGTYLGLFNGSICLPQIVASLLSFALYPLFGNSQANMFIFAGIVLAIGAGAVSLIKETYKN, from the coding sequence GTGAAAGAAACATCTAAAACAACGGCCGGGTTACCGAAACTGTCATCCAATAAGATTTGGATGATGAGTCTAGGCTTCCTTGGTGTTCAAATGGCATTTACACTTCAGAGCTCACAGATGAGCCGGATCTTTCAAACCTTAGGCGCGGATCCGAATAACCTCGGCTGGTTCTTCATCTTGCCACCACTCGCGGGATTGATCGTGCAACCAATCATTGGGAGTTTATCCGACCGTACGTGGGCCCCACGCTTAGGTGGGCGGCGGTTACCTTACCTAATCTTGGGGACCGTGGTTGCAGCGATTGTCATGTTGTTGTTACCCAACTCTGGTTCGCTCGGATTTGGTTACGCTTCCATGGCGGCCTTGGTTTTTGGTGCGATTACGGTGGCATTTCTCGATTTGTCATCCAACGTCGCAATGCAACCATTTAAGATGATGGTCGGGGATATGGTCAACGATGACCAAAAGAGTTATGCCTATGGGATTCAAAGCTTCTTGTTGAATACCGGTGCCGTCATTGCAGCGATTTTCCCATTCCTGTTGACCTTGTTCGGAGTCGCCAATACGGCTAGTAAAGGGGTTATTCCCAATTCAGTGATTTGGTCATTTTATATTGGAGCAGCAATCTTAGTCGTTTCAACAATTATCACGATTGCCCGGGTGCGGGAATATGATCCGGTCACTTACGCGCAGTATCACGGTATTGATGAAAGCGCTAATAAATCTGGTGGTAACTGGTTGGCACTCTTGAAGAAAGCCCCAAAAGTCTTCTGGTTAGTAGCCTTAGTTCAATTCTTCTGCTGGATGGCGTTCCAATACTTATGGACATATTCAACCGGTGCGATGGCCGCCAACGTTTGGCACACCACTAATGCCAGTTCTGCTGGCTACCAAGCCGCTGGTAACTGGTACGGGATCTTATCTGCTGTTCAGTCCGTTGCCGCGGTTGTTTGGTCATATGTTTTAGCCAAGGTTCCGAATAATCGGCATAAACTTGGTTATGCTTTGAGTTTATTACTTGGTGCAATTGGCTTCTTCTCAATTTTCTTCATTCACAGTCAATCGGCATTGGTCGTCTCATTCATTCTGGTTGGGATGGCCTGGGCCGCAATGAATACGTATCCATTGACGATGGTAACCAACGCCTTATCTGGCGAACACATGGGGACTTACTTGGGTCTCTTTAACGGCTCGATCTGCTTACCACAAATTGTTGCGTCCTTATTGAGCTTTGCATTATACCCACTATTTGGCAACTCACAAGCTAACATGTTCATCTTTGCCGGAATCGTTCTTGCAATTGGTGCGGGTGCAGTTAGTTTAATCAAAGAAACATACAAAAACTAG
- a CDS encoding glycoside hydrolase family 65 protein, with translation MKRIFDVNPWHVVTTDFKPENKRLQESMTSLGNGYMGMRGFFEEDYTGDTLPGIYLGGVWYPDKTRVGWWKNGYPEYFGKVINAVNFIKINFKLNGTKIDLATADFSDFKLDLDMQHGTLTRSFVVDQDGQRVRVTFERFLSVAQKELSVQKVTFENLSDQAVELKVASALDADVKNEDANYDEHFWNVHEVTDDRLIAQTVPNDFGTPQFTSGMQVSYVTNLTHKAAEVTDTATVDRYFGTLEAGASVSFEKRVVVVTSRDYPTDDAIMTALQRLTDTVSAQSFDDLLSAHEAGWADRWQQSDIQIEGDTEAQQGMRFNLFELFSTYYGDDPRLNIGPKGFTGEKYGGATYWDTEAFAVPVYLGITKPEVTRNLLMYRYKQLDGAYHNARQQGLDGALFPMVTFNGIECHNEWEITFEEIHRNGDIAFAIYNYTRYTGDTSYVLHEGSKVLTEIARFWADRVHFSKRNQQYMIHGVTGPDEYENNVDNNFNTNYLAQWTLKYTLEILDQVSADQAAALNVTAEERGHWQDIVDRMYLPYDKDLDIFVQHDGYLDKDLAPVSAIPADQLPINQHWSWDHILRSPYIKQGDVLQVMYDFIDDFSKDQLKHNFDFYEPMTVHESSLSPAIHAVLAADLHYEDKAVAFYNRTARLDLDNYNNDTVDGLHITSMTGGWIAMVQGFAGMRVHDGQLSYRPFLPKQWTKYSFRQVFRDRIIEVTVDHNGTTLKLIAGNPIDVQVDGTTQTLTKD, from the coding sequence ATGAAACGAATTTTTGATGTTAATCCATGGCATGTTGTGACCACAGATTTCAAACCAGAAAACAAACGGCTGCAAGAATCAATGACGAGTCTAGGAAATGGTTACATGGGCATGCGCGGCTTTTTTGAAGAAGATTATACTGGCGATACGCTTCCCGGTATTTATCTTGGCGGGGTCTGGTATCCAGACAAGACCCGGGTCGGTTGGTGGAAGAATGGCTATCCAGAATACTTTGGTAAGGTCATCAATGCTGTCAACTTCATCAAGATCAATTTCAAACTCAATGGCACTAAGATTGACTTGGCGACTGCTGACTTCAGCGATTTTAAACTTGATTTGGATATGCAACACGGGACTTTGACGCGTTCATTTGTTGTTGATCAAGATGGTCAACGTGTTCGAGTGACCTTTGAGCGTTTCTTGAGTGTCGCGCAAAAGGAACTTTCAGTTCAGAAGGTGACGTTTGAAAACTTAAGTGACCAAGCAGTTGAATTAAAAGTTGCCTCCGCACTGGATGCTGACGTTAAGAACGAAGATGCGAACTACGATGAACATTTCTGGAACGTTCACGAAGTCACCGATGATCGGTTAATTGCTCAGACGGTACCAAATGATTTTGGAACCCCACAGTTTACCTCTGGGATGCAAGTGAGTTATGTGACGAATTTAACCCATAAAGCGGCCGAAGTGACTGATACAGCCACGGTTGATCGCTACTTCGGTACGTTAGAAGCTGGGGCCAGCGTTAGTTTTGAAAAGCGGGTCGTCGTGGTTACGTCGCGGGATTATCCGACTGATGATGCTATCATGACTGCGCTCCAACGCTTGACAGATACGGTCAGTGCCCAATCCTTCGATGATTTATTGTCAGCCCATGAAGCCGGCTGGGCCGATCGGTGGCAACAATCAGATATTCAAATTGAAGGCGATACCGAGGCCCAACAAGGCATGCGTTTCAATTTATTTGAACTCTTTAGCACTTACTACGGCGATGATCCGCGGTTGAATATTGGGCCAAAGGGCTTTACTGGTGAAAAGTATGGTGGTGCGACTTATTGGGATACGGAAGCATTTGCCGTTCCAGTTTACCTGGGGATTACCAAACCAGAAGTTACTCGTAACTTATTGATGTATCGTTACAAACAGTTGGATGGTGCCTATCATAACGCTCGTCAACAGGGGCTTGATGGGGCATTGTTCCCAATGGTGACTTTTAACGGGATTGAATGCCACAATGAATGGGAAATCACCTTTGAGGAAATTCATCGTAACGGTGACATTGCTTTCGCTATTTATAACTACACGCGTTATACCGGTGATACATCATACGTTTTACATGAAGGCAGTAAAGTGTTGACGGAGATTGCTCGTTTCTGGGCAGACCGGGTGCACTTCAGCAAACGCAATCAGCAGTATATGATTCATGGGGTCACTGGTCCAGATGAATATGAAAACAACGTTGATAATAACTTTAATACCAATTATTTGGCGCAATGGACGTTGAAGTACACGCTTGAAATTTTAGATCAGGTCAGTGCTGACCAAGCAGCGGCCTTAAACGTGACTGCTGAAGAACGTGGCCACTGGCAAGATATCGTTGATCGGATGTATTTACCATATGACAAGGATCTGGATATCTTTGTTCAACATGATGGTTATCTGGATAAGGACTTAGCGCCCGTTTCCGCAATTCCAGCTGACCAATTACCAATCAATCAGCATTGGTCATGGGATCACATCTTACGGTCACCTTACATTAAGCAGGGTGATGTGTTACAAGTGATGTATGACTTTATTGATGATTTTTCTAAGGATCAGTTAAAACATAACTTTGATTTTTACGAACCAATGACGGTTCATGAATCTAGCTTGTCACCAGCCATTCATGCGGTGCTAGCGGCTGATTTACATTATGAAGACAAGGCCGTGGCTTTCTATAACCGGACGGCTCGGTTGGATCTTGACAATTACAACAATGATACGGTTGATGGGTTGCATATTACATCAATGACCGGTGGTTGGATCGCGATGGTTCAAGGCTTTGCCGGTATGCGGGTTCATGATGGACAACTGAGTTACCGGCCGTTCTTACCAAAACAATGGACGAAGTACTCATTCCGACAAGTCTTCCGCGATCGGATTATTGAAGTGACGGTGGATCATAACGGGACGACTTTGAAACTGATTGCTGGAAATCCGATTGATGTTCAAGTGGACGGTACCACACAAACATTAACAAAAGACTAA
- a CDS encoding aldose epimerase family protein, which produces MRRTISAVPFGVYQDEPVLLYTIENSHHSKLKVLSYAATWYDFEVQVNQRPQSLVYHFDNLAAYINTPYQVGKTVGRVAGRIGGATFTLNGQAYHLKANNGHQLLHGGDHGLQTHNFKGCFDPHGDTVTLTTTLLSADDGFPGDLTVTVSYTLTADDEVQISYHGVTTVDTLFNSTCHVYFNLDGQAALINPQQLRINSTKLVHTDHEKVPTGVFYVPTPAYDFRNQPVLQTQLDRLLQATGKTEYDDCYVLDHQDEPAGVLATDHGQLLINTDRNGLVVFTANPDRTQSDHLGDYHALAVELQTLPDAINHHGFGDTILHAGRPQTYVNRYRYVAK; this is translated from the coding sequence ATGAGGCGTACGATTTCTGCAGTACCATTTGGAGTGTACCAAGACGAACCAGTCTTGTTATACACGATTGAAAATAGTCATCATAGTAAATTGAAAGTATTGAGTTATGCGGCAACTTGGTATGACTTTGAAGTTCAAGTCAATCAGCGTCCCCAGTCGTTAGTGTATCATTTTGACAACTTAGCAGCTTATATCAATACACCTTATCAAGTCGGTAAAACGGTGGGGCGAGTTGCTGGACGCATTGGTGGAGCGACGTTTACTTTAAACGGACAAGCTTATCATTTAAAAGCAAATAACGGGCATCAACTGCTACATGGTGGTGATCATGGCTTACAAACGCATAATTTCAAGGGTTGTTTTGATCCCCATGGTGACACCGTCACGTTGACGACAACACTATTAAGCGCTGACGATGGATTTCCGGGCGACTTGACGGTAACTGTAAGCTATACGTTAACAGCCGACGATGAGGTTCAAATCAGCTATCACGGGGTGACCACTGTTGATACGTTATTCAATTCGACCTGTCACGTTTACTTTAATCTTGATGGTCAGGCCGCACTGATCAACCCACAGCAATTACGCATCAACTCGACCAAGCTGGTTCATACGGACCACGAGAAGGTCCCCACGGGCGTCTTCTACGTCCCGACACCAGCTTATGATTTTCGCAATCAGCCAGTGCTTCAAACGCAGCTCGACCGGTTGCTTCAAGCGACAGGCAAGACTGAATACGATGATTGTTATGTGCTTGACCACCAGGACGAACCAGCCGGTGTGTTGGCCACGGACCACGGCCAGTTACTCATTAATACGGATCGTAATGGCTTGGTTGTCTTTACGGCTAATCCTGACCGGACACAGTCGGATCACTTAGGTGACTATCACGCACTTGCCGTGGAATTGCAAACGTTGCCGGATGCGATTAATCATCACGGTTTTGGGGATACTATTCTGCACGCTGGTAGACCGCAGACGTATGTGAATCGTTATCGGTACGTGGCGAAGTAA
- the fni gene encoding type 2 isopentenyl-diphosphate Delta-isomerase → MPQSQQSHRKDEHVSLAEKYFHGEQANAFDQVRIRHDALPETAVADVNLATTVGQWHWNSPLYIEAMTGGSRRTGELNARLGRIAAACGLPIATGSQSVAIKDPQVAPSFATMRANNPSGLIFGNLGAGHPLTAAQTAITMLKADAIEVHLNVVQEIVMPEGDRDFHWLANIHQLIQSLSVPVIVKEVGFGISRPTMHQLYQAGVRYLDLGGHGGTNFVDIENRRRADRDMAYLHDFGLTTVESLLSVQHHPDDLTILAAGGVRQPLDVLKALMLGADAVGMAGTVLHALLHHTDDEVIAMLTAWQSQLKRLFALIGVTSMDQFKDQRIQEKILLSPELVNYKQSIRD, encoded by the coding sequence GTGCCACAAAGTCAACAATCCCATCGTAAAGATGAACATGTTTCGTTAGCGGAAAAATATTTTCATGGTGAACAAGCTAATGCTTTTGATCAAGTCCGGATTCGTCACGACGCATTGCCAGAAACGGCCGTTGCGGATGTTAATTTAGCCACCACAGTCGGTCAGTGGCACTGGAACAGTCCCCTCTACATCGAAGCGATGACTGGGGGTTCAAGGCGCACAGGCGAATTGAATGCCCGCTTAGGCCGAATTGCCGCCGCCTGTGGCTTACCGATTGCGACTGGGTCTCAGAGCGTCGCGATAAAAGACCCACAAGTCGCACCGAGCTTTGCGACAATGCGTGCCAACAATCCAAGTGGCCTGATCTTTGGCAACCTCGGAGCTGGTCACCCACTAACCGCCGCTCAAACGGCGATTACAATGCTCAAAGCCGATGCGATAGAAGTGCATCTTAATGTCGTTCAAGAAATCGTCATGCCTGAAGGTGACCGTGACTTCCATTGGTTGGCTAATATTCATCAATTAATTCAAAGTTTATCGGTACCAGTGATTGTTAAGGAAGTTGGTTTTGGTATCTCGCGTCCAACTATGCACCAACTCTATCAGGCAGGTGTGCGTTATCTAGATTTAGGTGGCCATGGTGGCACTAACTTTGTTGATATTGAGAACCGCCGGCGGGCTGATCGTGACATGGCCTACCTACATGATTTTGGTCTCACGACCGTTGAATCCTTGTTGAGTGTCCAACACCATCCAGATGATCTTACGATTTTAGCTGCCGGTGGTGTGCGGCAGCCTCTAGATGTCTTAAAAGCTTTAATGCTCGGTGCTGACGCGGTCGGCATGGCCGGCACTGTGCTTCACGCCCTGCTTCATCATACGGACGACGAAGTGATCGCGATGCTAACTGCTTGGCAATCACAATTGAAACGTTTATTCGCCTTAATCGGGGTAACGAGTATGGACCAGTTTAAGGATCAGCGTATTCAAGAAAAAATCTTGTTATCACCAGAACTTGTTAATTACAAACAGTCCATTAGAGATTAA